In Clostridium ljungdahlii DSM 13528, the genomic window AAGGCATCTGCTGAAATTTTTCCAACCGTTTTTCACTTTTCATAAACTCAGCCAAAAAAGTACTCTCAGCCATTCAATTTAAACGGCTTAAGGCACTTGTGCTTTTCAAATTGGTTGGAAAAATGTTTCTGTCTTCCACTTGCCAGGATCTATTCAATAAAGCCTTTTGTCTGCATTTTTTCTGCATTACAAAACAATGCCATTCCTGTTTTCATTTTTCTAAAACTTAATTTTTCATAAAAAGCTTCTTTACCAGGTGAAGCATACAATATAAAATTGCACTGTGGAATACGATTTAAAATACCATTAACAATTGTTCTTCCAATATTCTTACCTTGATATTCAGGTAATACTGCTACATCATAAATTGCAGCCTGGTAAACTCCATCTGAAATTGCACGACCAAAACCAATTAATTTATTATTATCAAAAACAAATATAGTAGTATGACTATTTTTAAAAGCTTTCTCATGCACTTTTCCTTCAAAATATGACATTCCAGCTTTTTTCAATATTTCACATACGTCATCCCAATTAATATTTAAACAATTATACTGAATCTTAAGATCCATATTTTCCCCTCCTTGAAATAATATAACCTTATCTATAAGTATAAATGCTTACACAGCGTAAGCTTCAAGTGAAATTTTTAATTGCTATATTATTGGCTACATTCCTTCGCGTTTAAATTTCTCAATTTTCAATTTACACTTCCATACAATTCTTATCATTGTCAAAAATATTGCTGCAAGTAATACTGTAAATATTACAAAGATATAGTCACCTGTATTAACTGCTCCTATTAGTTCCACAAAAAAGCAAATAGCTTCTACAAAGGAAAATACCTTAAAAAGATTTCCAATCCTTCTGTATTGAGCAATTTTTGATTCCACATCTGTATACATTTCAAAAGGACCATCTGA contains:
- a CDS encoding GNAT family N-acetyltransferase: MDLKIQYNCLNINWDDVCEILKKAGMSYFEGKVHEKAFKNSHTTIFVFDNNKLIGFGRAISDGVYQAAIYDVAVLPEYQGKNIGRTIVNGILNRIPQCNFILYASPGKEAFYEKLSFRKMKTGMALFCNAEKMQTKGFIE